The genomic segment CAATGAGACTTGGGGCTTATGAGTGCAATGTAAAACCGAACTCAATTTTGTCAAAAATTTATTCAAACCAAAAAGTTATAAAAGAAAGACATCGCCATCGCTATGAAGCAAATCCAAAATACAAAGAAAGTTTTGAAAAAAATGGTCTTATGATAAGCGGAACAAGCAACGGACTAATTGAGACAGTTGAGCTAAAAGACCATCCATTTTTTATAGGAGTCCAATTTCATCCAGAGTTTACATCTCGCCTAACAAAACCAAATCCGACAATATTAGGTTTTATAAAATCAAGCATTGAAAATGCTAAATAAAGATGATATAAGGAATTTACTTGAGCTAAGATTTAGTAAAGACATTCATAAAAAGCTCTCCGAAATTCCTAAACCCTGCGACTTAAAAGACACATTTAAGGGCGCAGAGCGAATAAAACAAGCCATACAAAACAACGAAAATATAGTTATTGTCGGAGACTATGATGTTGATGGTGTTATATCTTGTGTGATAATGGCTGATTTTTTTGATGATTTAAAAGTTAAAAATTATAAAGTTAGAATCCCAAATAGATTTAAAGATGGTTATGGACTAAATCCAGCTATAATAGATGAGTTTAAAAATGCTGATTTAATCATAACAGTAGATAATGGAATAAGTGCTAATGAAGCCGCTGATATGTGCAAACAATTAGGCATAGATCTTATAATAACAGATCACCATATGCCACTACCAGTATTGCCAGATGCATATGCGATAATAAACCCAAAACAAGAAGATTGTTGTTTTCCAAATATTGAAATTTGTGGAGCACAAGTAGCTTGGTATCTAATAGGAGCTTTAAAAGAGGTATTTGGCATAAAATACGATATGGGTAAGTTTTTAGATCTATTATCCATAGCCATCATGGCTGATATGATGGAACTTCGCGACATGAATAGAATACTTGTAAAATTAGGCATAGAAAGATTAAACAAATCAAGAAGAGTTGCATTTTGTGCTATTAGGGATTTTTACGGAAAAGATAGATTTGAATGCGATGACATAAGCTTTTTAATAGCGCCTTTAATCAACTCGGCCGGAAGAATGGATGATGCGATAAATTCATTTAATTTTTTACGAACAAAAAATATTAATGATGCATACAAATATCTTGATGTGATAGTTGAGTTTAATAACTCAAGAAAAGAGGAAGAAAAAATACTCTTTGAAGATTCTAAAAAATGCATAAATGCAAATGAACACATTATCGTTACTTGGGGTGAAAATTGGCATGAGGGGGTTATTGGGATAGTAGCTAGCCGTCTTGCTAAACATTTTAAAAAACCAGCAATAGTATTTAGCGTAGATAAGAACAAAGCTAAAGGAAGTGCGAGAAGCGTAGGAAAGATAGATATTTTATCTTTGATAGCTGAACACGAAGAGCTTTTAATGAGCTTTGGGGGTCATCAAGGGGCTGCTGGACTTGTGTGCGATCCTATAAATCTAGATAAATTTAAAGAGTCTATAAACAACAGTTGCTTTTTAATGGACTTGCATAAATTTAGCACAAATGATGAGTTTTTAGGAGAAATTAGTCCTAAAGAGATAGATTATTCTTTGCTTGAAATTTTAGAATACTTTGAGCCTTACGGACAAAAAAACCCTCGCCCTATATTTAAAATTCAAAACGTAACTGTAAAAAACGATAAACTAATAGGAAAAGAACAAAACCACCTAAAACTCATTTTGCAAAAGGGCGAAAAAACGCTTGAAGCATTGTTTTTTAATTTTACAAGACACGTAAGAACTGGAGAGAAAATAGATATAGTTTTTTCTGTATCAAAAAATTCTTTCAGAGGACTCATAACACCTCAACTTCTAATAAAAGAGATAATTTAAACCTTGCGACCATTTTTTGGTCGTAAGGTAATAACTATAAAAATTTAAAATCTGAAATTTTACTTTTAAAAAACTCGTATTTTATATCTAATTCTTTTTTTCTATTTAACGACATTTGAACAAATTCAGACTCTTTTTCTATTCCTATAAAATTTCTACCCGTTAAATTAGCTGCAATTCCTGTTGTTGATGAGCCTGAAAACGGATCACAGATTAACGAGTTTTCATTGCTCGCCATTAACACTAATCTAACCAAAAGAGAAAGTGGCTTTTGTGTTGGGTGTTTTCCAAAACTTTTTTCCCAAGGGGCTATAGCAGGAAAACTCCAAACATCTTTCATTTGTTTATTGCTATTGATTTTTTTCATAAGCTCATAATTAAAAATATGCTTATATTTTTGACTTTTTCTAGCCCAAATAATTTGCTCAGTCGAGTGTGTTAAGTACCTACAGCTAAAATTCGGTGGTGGGTTTGTCTTTTGCCATGTGATAATATTTAAAATTTTATAATCTAATTTTTGTAAAGCTCTACCTATGGAAAAAATATTATGATATGTCCCACTTATCATAATACTACCATTATCTGTTAAAGAATTCTTTGCCAAATCAAGCCAATTCAAATTAAATTTATCTATCTCATCAATACCATAGCTTTTATCCCATTCTCCTTTATTTACAGAGACTATTTTGCCACTTTGTATAGACAAACCGTCGTTAGATAAAAAGTAAGGTGGATCGGCGAAGATAAGATCAAACTGTGATTTGAAATTTGGTAAAATTTCAAAGCTATCACCATTATATATTTGAA from the Campylobacter pinnipediorum subsp. pinnipediorum genome contains:
- a CDS encoding DNA-methyltransferase, which encodes MKKEFQIYNGDSFEILPNFKSQFDLIFADPPYFLSNDGLSIQSGKIVSVNKGEWDKSYGIDEIDKFNLNWLDLAKNSLTDNGSIMISGTYHNIFSIGRALQKLDYKILNIITWQKTNPPPNFSCRYLTHSTEQIIWARKSQKYKHIFNYELMKKINSNKQMKDVWSFPAIAPWEKSFGKHPTQKPLSLLVRLVLMASNENSLICDPFSGSSTTGIAANLTGRNFIGIEKESEFVQMSLNRKKELDIKYEFFKSKISDFKFL
- the recJ gene encoding single-stranded-DNA-specific exonuclease RecJ → MKMLNKDDIRNLLELRFSKDIHKKLSEIPKPCDLKDTFKGAERIKQAIQNNENIVIVGDYDVDGVISCVIMADFFDDLKVKNYKVRIPNRFKDGYGLNPAIIDEFKNADLIITVDNGISANEAADMCKQLGIDLIITDHHMPLPVLPDAYAIINPKQEDCCFPNIEICGAQVAWYLIGALKEVFGIKYDMGKFLDLLSIAIMADMMELRDMNRILVKLGIERLNKSRRVAFCAIRDFYGKDRFECDDISFLIAPLINSAGRMDDAINSFNFLRTKNINDAYKYLDVIVEFNNSRKEEEKILFEDSKKCINANEHIIVTWGENWHEGVIGIVASRLAKHFKKPAIVFSVDKNKAKGSARSVGKIDILSLIAEHEELLMSFGGHQGAAGLVCDPINLDKFKESINNSCFLMDLHKFSTNDEFLGEISPKEIDYSLLEILEYFEPYGQKNPRPIFKIQNVTVKNDKLIGKEQNHLKLILQKGEKTLEALFFNFTRHVRTGEKIDIVFSVSKNSFRGLITPQLLIKEII